The Maylandia zebra isolate NMK-2024a linkage group LG1, Mzebra_GT3a, whole genome shotgun sequence DNA segment gAAGCAGTTGAACTGGTGTATTTAATAAAGTGGCTGTAAGTGAATACTGCACAACTCCTCATATCGCCTCACAAGAGGACTCAGATTTACTGGTGTAACCACAAACGGGTCCAGTCCCAGATTTAGACTGATAGTGGTGGAGATTATGAGGATAATCCTCTCAGCTCAGGTTGTCAAGGTACTTTTAGAGTTGGCTTCAGAGGCCTAGCTCTTAGTCTTGGGCCTGTATCATTTTGATTGACATTATTGTTATCAGATAGAGTGTTCGCCTGTCCCCTCTCCTCTCAGCAGTGCCTCAAACAATGAAAGTATGTGGATCTCATTGTTACCATAATTCTTTTCTGCATTTTCCAGATGAAAGTCATTTGGATTTGGGTATTAAATTTCAAATAGTGAGTGGATCTTAGCTGACAACAAGCAGGACCTAAAATAATTCTCATGATAGCTCTTTGAGTTTAATAGCAACACCTGGAGTTTAGTCTGCAGTAAGCTGTGAAATGTCTGTAAGGTTTTTTACCAGCTGGTCTAGACTCATTAGTTTGCTGATGCATCACCATGCCACAGTCAGACTGGTGACGCCAGTGACAAAACGTCTCTGGCGTCACCAGCTGATTGGCTTACTGAAGGAGTGACACCGTTACATGGTTAGAATTCTATTCTTAGAGTGATTTTGCAGTGATGAGGAACACTTTACAGTTTTACTTCCTGCAGGTTTTTCCTTTTGTCTTGGAATTTAATTCCCAGACGAAGTGTAAgtaaattaatatttaagaAATCCATCGTTTGATTTACCACTAGATGGCACATTTGCTTTGCTTCAGTTTTATTGCACTATGTGTGGCTCTTTTGCTATTCTGTAATTTGTGGTTCACGTTTTGTCTTTAGTTACTGTTCtatattaattattaaatgtatcAGTTGTCTATACttcaaaaatagaaaacaaatctaaatcgttcaaatgaaaactttttacaacaaaaactatattaaatggcctgtatttatatagcgctttactagtccctaaggaccccaaagcgctttacatatccagtcatccacccattcacacactggtgatggcagctacattgtagccacagccaccctggggcgcactgacagaggcgaggctgccggacactggcgccaccgggccctctgaccaccaccagtaggcaacgggtgaattgtcttgcccaaggacacaacgaccaagactgtccaagccggggctcgaaccggcaaccttcagattacaaggcgaactcccaactcttgagccacgatcgcccattcagttgtttttttttttttgtttttttttaaactgtgaatgCTCACAATCGGGATAGGCAGAACTTAAATTTGTAatctaataatataaaaaaggaAGGTTCTCACCCAACACTgttaattaataatttcattCAGCTGACTAACCTAAGTGAATAAATAATACCAATTTAAATTGTGCCATAATATTGCAGTTATGGCCGTCAAATATCTCTAGATGGCAATAGAGGACACATAACACCGCTGTGATCCTCACTTTGTTTCTACCTGCACTTTGAACAGCTGTAATATGAATTTCCACTAAATTAAAAGCAGGAATCTTATCATtcaaattacaaagaaagagtAGTAATAATCTTTGAGCTGATATGAAAGACCCATCTTTTATTCCCTCTGTGATTTAAATGAGTGTTAAAAAGTGCACATTTCATTGTTGTGAATACTTCTGAATATATTAAATGGTTTAGGAGGGGTGAAAATGGGACATCTGAATGATTTAAATCTGGTTCGGTCTTTGTTGTGCTGGAACGGGAACGTTTTGATCGGTGCCGTGTTTGAGTAGCTTTTGGGATGATATGGAAAGAATGTTAAACCGGAACCCCCCGCATCAGCCGACTTGTGTCCCAAACATCTTCCATTGAACACAGATGTAGCCAAAGCCTCAGCCTCCTCCAGTGGCTTCAGGGCTGCTCTGTGGTGTCGAGAGAACCAGCAAATGTGAGCTGAACCTAGCAGGAATGTGCCTGGCAACCTGtctgccctttttttttttttttgagtgggATCATAAATAGGGGGATGCAGCAAGAGAAGGGAGGGGGGCTCTAATGAGAACCTTTAAACACTTAACAGAGTCCAGGTGCTCTTTGTTTTGCTGTAACAGTCTGCCCTCAGACAATAGAGTGCCACTTTGAATTCACACGAGCCAGGAGCACAAAGAAAGGAGAGCCAAACAAGGTTTAGATTTTGTATGCAAAATGTTTATTGAATGACATTATTGCTGCGACACAAATAAAATAGAACACATttacaaatatataatataCCTCTAAAACAGATATCCTATTACCACAGTTTGCAAGAGTAATGACAAATAGCTACAATGCCCATATATTTCTTCCTGTACAAAAATAGCTCTATCTGTATAAGTACTTTGCTGTAACTCCTatgtaatatttaaataaagtaatTCATATTTACACATAcctgcaataaaaacaaatatggattgcacttgtgtttttttacaaacaataacatttcaaGTATATTTCAGTCCATTAAGAACTGGCACGTATATCACATAATCTAAGGCATTTTTCCCTTATACAGTGTCCAAAACTTGATATAAACTGATAGCTTTAGAGCTGTGGAGCCTATCTTCGTGTTTGGCATTGTGATGAAGATGTCTTTTCCTGATGATTCATTTGACTTTAAGTCCAAATGGAAAAGTGCAGACAAGTACTGACAGTTTCATGGAACACAATGGCACAAATCCTTAAAGGATAGCACTTATCAAAGTCTTGGCCTTGAGGAATAAATGTGTTAAGTCCCAGAATATTAGAAGAGTCCTCCCCCTTGATCGAGAGGATGAGTCCACTTTGCCAGGTATTAGcactcttcctcttcctctgccaTGCAGAGAGCAGCACCTGTAGTTTGCTCCATGCTGTGCCATCCAGTGTCTATAAGcagctgcagtttttctttaaaagttgTACATTGCTGAGCTCATTGCAAGGCTCGGGCTTTGGACAAACTCAGCTGCAGCCAGTTTTGCTCTGATTCACTGACTCAGTCCTCCAGCCTGGAACAAATGTGCTGGAGCATACTTGGCTGTAGTCTGAGGCACTTCAAGAATTTTAAAGCAGAGCGCACAGGACACTACTCCTTTACTTTTGTTCCCAACTCCCTTTGCAAAGTGGTCCTCATGTCCGTCTGAGGAGGGCCTCAAGCTTGTGAACTTGTGAGTCAACCGTGCTCCACACGGGCCTCAGCCTGCCCTTCTCTAGCCTTAGTGAGACTCTGTATGATGGAAGGGAGCGACGCCTCCGGCCATATCCGTGTGCGCTAATTTTGTGGGCAGGTGCATTCCCGCCCCTTAACTTGCCCATCTGGTGCAGACGATCTGCCAGGTCGTGCACTGTGCAGGTACCCAGGGAACAGCCTGAAGACCTCTTGGTCCGGACGTGGATGTCAGTGCTGGAGGACAAAGGGAGAGGGCATGAGTCTATACTGTTCAATCCTGAACTGTTAATAGCTGACTTTGGATTTCTTGAATTTATATTTACTTTATAATAAGACTGTCAGAATTGCACGATCTTACCTGGAATGTGGCAACAATGCATCCCTGATGTCTTCTGGTCTGACAAGGTGCTCAGCC contains these protein-coding regions:
- the adma gene encoding adrenomedullin a; this translates as MKLIFQSFICCCLLATVAHCVELEVNPELKKRLSIWLGSRLRRDVDTISVEKRAEAEHLVRPEDIRDALLPHSSTDIHVRTKRSSGCSLGTCTVHDLADRLHQMGKLRGGNAPAHKISAHGYGRRRRSLPSYRVSLRLEKGRLRPVWSTVDSQVHKLEALLRRT